Proteins found in one Gordonia sp. PDNC005 genomic segment:
- a CDS encoding nuclear transport factor 2 family protein, which translates to MTPRFTADELDAAFAQFQRTTAEVAISDDWDVWADQFTEDADYVEHAYGTMKGREAIRTWVKKTMFAFPGSHMTEYPSLWHVSDPETGRVICEIDNPMRDPGDGSVFTATNMTILTYAGDGLWSREEDIYNPMKFGQMTYQWCQRAAELGTLDEPASRWMDTVGKMFAPRSTRS; encoded by the coding sequence CTCGACGCTGCGTTCGCCCAGTTCCAGAGGACCACTGCCGAGGTCGCGATCAGCGACGACTGGGACGTCTGGGCTGATCAGTTCACCGAAGACGCCGACTACGTCGAGCACGCGTACGGCACCATGAAGGGCCGCGAGGCGATCCGCACATGGGTCAAGAAGACCATGTTCGCGTTCCCGGGCAGCCATATGACCGAGTACCCGTCGCTCTGGCACGTGTCCGATCCCGAGACCGGCCGCGTGATCTGCGAGATCGACAACCCGATGCGCGACCCCGGCGACGGATCCGTCTTCACCGCGACCAACATGACGATCCTGACCTACGCGGGGGACGGTCTGTGGAGCCGCGAAGAGGACATCTACAACCCGATGAAGTTCGGGCAGATGACCTACCAATGGTGCCAGCGGGCAGCCGAACTCGGAACGCTCGACGAACCGGCCAGTCGGTGGATGGACACAGTCGGCAAGATGTTCGCGCCGCGGTCCACTCGCTCGTAG